The Streptomyces sp. NBC_01353 genome contains a region encoding:
- a CDS encoding ABA4-like family protein, which yields MTGFLFELSFFLASPVWLLMIFAPGWRGTERLAASPLTVVPILAVYLALALPVLPELWAAVSSPDLDTFRDLTALANGAGAIWAQVIAWDLLLGQWMYREARRLGLSPLLMGPLMILTILLSPFGLLLFLALRAGKKPLPVRDAA from the coding sequence ATGACCGGCTTCCTCTTCGAGCTCTCCTTCTTCCTCGCGTCGCCCGTCTGGCTGCTGATGATCTTCGCGCCGGGGTGGCGTGGCACGGAACGGCTCGCGGCCTCGCCGCTGACCGTCGTGCCGATCCTGGCGGTCTACCTCGCGCTGGCGCTCCCGGTCCTCCCGGAACTGTGGGCGGCCGTCAGCAGCCCCGACCTCGACACCTTCCGGGACCTCACGGCGCTGGCGAACGGTGCCGGAGCGATCTGGGCGCAGGTCATCGCCTGGGACCTCCTGCTCGGCCAGTGGATGTACCGCGAGGCGCGCAGGCTGGGCCTCTCGCCCCTGCTGATGGGCCCGTTGATGATCCTGACGATCCTGCTGTCCCCCTTCGGGCTGCTGCTCTTCCTGGCACTCCGGGCTGGGAAGAAGCCACTTCCCGTGCGAGATGCCGCCTAG
- a CDS encoding XRE family transcriptional regulator, whose product MDEKESLRVGAAVKRRRRALKLTLAVVASRSGLSVPFLSQIENERARPSTRSLQLVAGALETTAAELLAAAESARTVDVVRAAEQARHDLPEGVRSLVRGRHQLHALEFTGERDAGREFQHRNDELLFVADGAAEVEAEGRAYRLERGDTLYLSGGVRHRWRATEPGTRLLVVAVAEHIEADDA is encoded by the coding sequence ATGGACGAGAAGGAATCACTGCGCGTGGGCGCGGCCGTCAAGAGGCGCCGCAGGGCTCTCAAGCTCACGCTGGCCGTCGTCGCCTCGCGCAGCGGCCTGTCCGTGCCCTTCCTCAGCCAGATCGAGAACGAGCGGGCACGCCCCAGCACGCGATCACTCCAGCTGGTCGCCGGAGCCCTGGAGACCACGGCAGCCGAGCTGCTGGCCGCGGCGGAGTCCGCCCGTACGGTCGATGTCGTACGCGCGGCCGAGCAGGCCCGCCACGACCTGCCCGAGGGGGTACGGTCCCTGGTCCGCGGCCGGCACCAGCTGCACGCACTCGAGTTCACCGGCGAGCGGGACGCGGGGCGCGAATTCCAGCACCGCAACGACGAGTTGCTGTTCGTCGCCGACGGCGCCGCCGAGGTCGAGGCCGAGGGGCGGGCGTACCGGCTCGAACGCGGGGACACGCTGTATCTCTCCGGAGGCGTACGGCACCGCTGGCGCGCCACGGAGCCCGGCACCCGCCTGCTCGTCGTGGCCGTCGCCGAGCACATCGAGGCCGACGACGCATGA
- a CDS encoding glycine betaine/L-proline ABC transporter ATP-binding protein yields the protein MSRLQADHLYKVFGRRPDEAVKKLANGEDRDELRADGTTAAVIDASFTVEPGQIFVVMGLSGSGKSTLLRMLNGLLEPTAGRVLYDGKDLTALSPRDLRTVRSTKISMVFQHFALFPHRSVLENAAYGLEVQGVPRAEREKRATEALELCGLAGWEKSWPDELSGGMQQRVGLARALATDADLLLMDESFSALDPLIRRDMQDQLLELQKRLKKTIVFITHDLNEAMRLGDRIAVMRDGRIVQLGDAEDILLRPANDYVASFIQDVDRSRVLTAAAVMAEPEHPTPDSCDCETVGPDTLVADLCAVSARVPHAVAVKDTDGTVLGVVPQSRLIGFIGDEQRPPVACTTGEKEVATHA from the coding sequence GTGTCCAGGCTCCAGGCCGATCACCTGTACAAGGTGTTCGGCAGACGACCCGACGAAGCTGTGAAGAAGCTCGCGAACGGCGAGGACCGCGACGAACTGCGCGCGGACGGCACGACCGCCGCGGTGATCGACGCGTCCTTCACTGTCGAGCCCGGGCAGATCTTCGTGGTGATGGGTCTGTCCGGATCCGGCAAGTCCACCCTGCTGCGCATGCTCAACGGCCTGCTGGAGCCCACCGCCGGCCGTGTGCTCTACGACGGCAAGGACCTCACCGCGCTCAGCCCCCGCGACCTGCGCACCGTGCGGTCCACGAAGATCAGCATGGTCTTCCAGCACTTCGCCCTCTTCCCGCATCGCAGCGTCCTCGAGAACGCCGCGTACGGCCTGGAGGTCCAGGGCGTCCCGCGCGCCGAGCGCGAGAAGCGCGCCACCGAGGCTCTGGAGCTGTGCGGCCTCGCCGGCTGGGAGAAGTCCTGGCCCGACGAGCTCTCCGGCGGCATGCAGCAGCGTGTGGGCCTGGCCCGCGCGCTGGCCACCGACGCCGACCTGCTGCTCATGGACGAGTCGTTCAGCGCGCTCGACCCGCTGATCCGGCGCGACATGCAGGACCAGCTTCTCGAACTGCAGAAGCGACTGAAGAAGACCATCGTCTTCATCACCCACGACCTCAACGAGGCCATGCGTCTCGGTGACCGCATCGCGGTGATGCGCGACGGCCGGATCGTCCAGCTCGGCGACGCCGAGGACATCCTGCTCCGCCCCGCCAACGACTATGTCGCCTCCTTCATCCAGGACGTCGACCGCTCCCGCGTCCTCACGGCCGCCGCCGTGATGGCCGAGCCCGAGCACCCCACGCCGGACAGCTGCGACTGCGAGACCGTCGGACCCGACACCCTGGTCGCCGACCTGTGCGCCGTCAGCGCCCGCGTCCCGCACGCGGTGGCCGTCAAGGACACCGACGGCACCGTCCTCGGAGTCGTACCGCAGTCCCGTCTGATCGGCTTCATCGGAGACGAGCAGCGCCCGCCCGTTGCCTGCACCACCGGCGAGAAGGAGGTGGCCACCCATGCCTAG
- a CDS encoding siderophore-interacting protein: MAEQPARKAPKAHEAEVLHTERITPHMVRVVLGGNGLDAFELGEHTDHYVKLLFAPEGVSYPEPFDMERIRAEFPREQWPTTRTYTVRSWDPDHRELTVDFVVHGDEGLAGPWAARAQAGETMRFLGPGGGYAPDPAADWHLLVGDESALPAIAVALERLPEGSTVHAFLEVADATEEQKFATVAGVEVTWLHRGDRPTGEALLQAVKDLDFPAGDVQAFVHGEAGFVKDLRRHLRLERDVPRERLSISGYWRLGKTDEAWRAIKRDWNDQVEREQEN; this comes from the coding sequence GTGGCAGAGCAGCCGGCGCGCAAGGCACCGAAGGCCCACGAGGCAGAGGTGTTGCACACGGAGCGGATCACGCCGCACATGGTGCGGGTGGTGCTCGGCGGGAACGGCCTCGATGCGTTCGAGCTGGGCGAGCACACCGATCACTACGTGAAGCTGCTGTTCGCGCCGGAGGGCGTGAGCTATCCGGAGCCGTTCGACATGGAACGGATCCGCGCGGAGTTCCCGCGCGAGCAGTGGCCCACCACCCGGACGTACACGGTACGGAGCTGGGACCCGGACCACCGCGAGCTGACCGTCGATTTCGTGGTCCACGGCGACGAGGGCCTGGCGGGGCCGTGGGCGGCGCGGGCGCAGGCGGGCGAGACGATGCGCTTCCTGGGTCCCGGCGGCGGTTACGCGCCGGACCCGGCGGCGGACTGGCACCTTCTGGTGGGCGACGAGAGCGCGCTGCCGGCGATCGCGGTGGCCCTGGAGCGGCTGCCGGAGGGCTCGACGGTGCACGCGTTCCTGGAGGTCGCGGACGCGACGGAGGAGCAGAAGTTCGCGACGGTCGCGGGCGTCGAGGTGACCTGGCTCCACCGGGGCGACCGCCCGACGGGCGAGGCCCTGCTGCAGGCGGTGAAGGACCTGGACTTCCCGGCGGGCGACGTCCAGGCCTTCGTCCACGGCGAGGCGGGCTTCGTGAAGGACCTCCGCCGCCACCTGCGCCTGGAGCGCGACGTGCCGCGCGAACGCCTGTCGATCTCTGGCTACTGGCGCCTGGGCAAGACGGACGAGGCCTGGCGCGCGATCAAGCGCGACTGGAACGACCAGGTGGAACGCGAACAGGAGAACTGA
- a CDS encoding ADP-ribosylglycohydrolase family protein has translation MRTTDRAVGAVLGSAVGDALGAPFEFRLPGIFRERFPDGVGEMCGGGGWDPGEATDDTQMAVLVGESLLDQGGLDLPDVFDRFRRWAAAEPKDIGLQTESVLSSGDPWDTAAALHFQVNGRAAGNGSLMRASTSAVYFATAGHEATMDAARRITALTHGDGAAWEGTAILHDLVRAALDGEDPLAALPATLASVAAPHRDRWSTVLAPDWHPDDATEFNGAVWTCLGSAVWALRTTDSFEAAVAAAIDLGGDTDTVAAVTGTLAGAVYGPSAIPTRWTSPLHVPLPGFGNVLRAEDLRTLATQLSAPRRPTPRS, from the coding sequence ATGCGAACGACTGACCGTGCCGTCGGCGCCGTACTCGGCTCCGCGGTGGGGGACGCGCTGGGCGCCCCCTTCGAGTTCAGGCTGCCGGGGATCTTCCGGGAACGCTTCCCCGACGGCGTCGGGGAGATGTGCGGGGGCGGCGGCTGGGACCCGGGCGAGGCCACCGACGACACGCAGATGGCCGTCCTGGTCGGGGAGTCGCTCCTCGACCAAGGCGGGCTCGACCTGCCGGACGTCTTCGACCGGTTCCGCCGCTGGGCGGCCGCCGAACCGAAGGACATCGGCCTCCAGACCGAGTCCGTCCTCAGCAGCGGCGACCCGTGGGACACCGCAGCCGCACTCCACTTCCAGGTCAACGGCCGCGCGGCGGGCAACGGTTCCTTGATGCGGGCGTCGACGTCGGCGGTCTACTTCGCGACGGCGGGTCACGAGGCCACGATGGACGCCGCCCGCCGCATCACGGCCCTCACCCACGGCGACGGCGCCGCCTGGGAGGGTACGGCGATCCTCCACGACCTCGTCCGCGCCGCCCTCGACGGCGAGGATCCGCTCGCGGCCCTGCCCGCCACGCTCGCCTCCGTCGCCGCGCCCCACCGGGACCGCTGGTCGACGGTCCTCGCCCCCGACTGGCACCCGGACGACGCCACCGAGTTCAACGGCGCGGTCTGGACCTGTCTGGGCTCCGCGGTCTGGGCCCTGCGAACGACGGACTCGTTCGAGGCGGCCGTCGCCGCGGCGATCGACCTGGGCGGCGACACGGACACCGTGGCAGCCGTCACGGGCACCCTCGCCGGCGCGGTGTACGGCCCCTCGGCCATCCCCACCCGCTGGACATCCCCCCTCCACGTCCCCCTCCCTGGCTTCGGCAACGTCCTACGCGCCGAGGACCTGCGGACCCTGGCAACCCAACTGAGCGCCCCGCGCCGCCCCACGCCCCGGAGCTGA
- a CDS encoding MerR family transcriptional regulator, with translation MSVPTIKYYVREGLLPAGQLTSPNQASYDETHERRLRLVRALLDVGGLSVAAIRDVIAAVEDPDRSVHKLLGAAADRVVPRYTEEPGEGVGDARKTVAELIARRGWRVHAGNPAADALAVALAALDAVGHGDFAEVLDAYAEAAEQVARADLEYVARNVEREDLVESVVVGTVLGDAVFGAMRRLAHVDASVRVFGDGE, from the coding sequence GTGTCCGTGCCGACGATCAAGTACTACGTACGGGAAGGGCTGTTGCCGGCCGGGCAGTTGACGAGCCCGAACCAGGCCTCGTACGACGAGACGCACGAGCGGCGCCTTCGTCTGGTCCGGGCGCTGCTGGACGTCGGGGGGCTCTCGGTCGCGGCGATCCGCGACGTGATCGCGGCGGTCGAGGACCCGGACCGCTCGGTGCACAAGCTGCTCGGCGCGGCCGCGGACCGGGTGGTGCCGCGCTATACCGAGGAGCCGGGGGAGGGCGTCGGCGACGCCCGGAAGACGGTGGCGGAGCTGATCGCGCGGCGCGGCTGGCGCGTGCACGCGGGCAATCCGGCGGCGGACGCGCTGGCGGTGGCCCTGGCAGCGCTGGACGCGGTGGGGCACGGGGATTTCGCGGAGGTGCTCGACGCGTACGCGGAGGCGGCGGAGCAGGTGGCGCGGGCGGACCTGGAGTACGTGGCGCGGAACGTGGAGCGCGAGGACCTGGTGGAGAGCGTGGTGGTGGGAACGGTGCTGGGGGACGCGGTGTTCGGGGCGATGCGTCGGCTGGCGCACGTGGACGCGTCGGTGCGGGTCTTCGGCGACGGGGAGTGA
- a CDS encoding winged helix DNA-binding domain-containing protein, with protein sequence MKITARGLNRSTLARQLLLRREKLGAAEAVRRVVALQAQQPASPYLALWNRTAAFDPSDLDGAFADGTVVKSTLMRITLHAVHADDYRPFREAVHPLLRSGRLGDRFTASGLTPADADALVPELLAFADRPRSNAEYEAWIEQRVGAAPKSGAWWGLRHYTPLLHAPTTAPWSFGERPAYVAPPDPPAPPEPEVSDAALRTLVLRYLEGFGPASVADVAQFGLVQRARVRKALGVLADELERCQGPDGEELFDVPGALHPDEDTPAPARLMAMWDSTLLAYADRGRVIPSEYRTEVIRRNGDVLPTLLVDGYVAGVWRPMEGGIEATAFQDLPDQVWEELAEEARSLVAFLSDREPEVYRRYGHWWSKLPHAETRLLPGP encoded by the coding sequence ATGAAGATCACGGCTCGGGGACTCAACCGCTCCACGTTGGCACGTCAGTTGCTGCTGCGGCGCGAGAAGCTCGGCGCTGCCGAAGCGGTACGACGGGTGGTCGCGCTCCAGGCCCAGCAGCCCGCGTCGCCGTATCTCGCGCTGTGGAACAGGACCGCCGCGTTCGACCCGTCCGACCTCGACGGCGCCTTCGCCGACGGGACGGTCGTCAAGTCGACTCTCATGCGGATCACCCTCCACGCTGTGCACGCCGACGACTACCGGCCCTTTCGGGAGGCGGTGCATCCGCTGCTGAGGTCCGGGAGGCTCGGCGACCGCTTCACGGCGTCGGGTCTGACCCCGGCGGACGCCGACGCGCTCGTTCCGGAACTGCTGGCCTTCGCCGACCGGCCCCGGTCCAACGCGGAGTACGAGGCATGGATCGAGCAACGGGTGGGGGCCGCACCGAAGTCGGGGGCCTGGTGGGGGCTGCGGCACTACACGCCGCTGCTGCACGCGCCCACGACGGCGCCGTGGTCGTTCGGGGAGCGCCCCGCGTATGTCGCTCCCCCCGACCCGCCGGCGCCGCCGGAGCCGGAGGTGTCGGACGCGGCCCTGCGGACGCTGGTCCTGCGCTATCTCGAAGGGTTCGGGCCCGCGTCGGTGGCGGACGTGGCGCAGTTCGGGCTGGTCCAGCGGGCCAGGGTCAGGAAGGCGCTGGGCGTACTGGCCGACGAGCTCGAGCGGTGCCAAGGGCCGGACGGCGAGGAACTGTTCGACGTGCCGGGCGCATTGCACCCGGACGAGGACACGCCCGCGCCGGCGCGGCTGATGGCCATGTGGGACAGCACCCTGCTGGCCTACGCCGACCGTGGGCGGGTCATCCCGTCCGAGTACCGCACGGAGGTGATCCGCAGAAACGGGGACGTGCTGCCGACCTTGCTGGTCGACGGATACGTGGCCGGGGTGTGGCGCCCGATGGAGGGCGGGATCGAGGCGACCGCGTTCCAGGACCTGCCGGACCAGGTCTGGGAGGAACTGGCGGAGGAGGCCCGCTCGCTGGTGGCCTTCCTCTCCGACCGCGAGCCGGAGGTGTACCGCCGCTACGGCCACTGGTGGAGCAAGCTGCCGCATGCGGAGACCCGGCTGCTGCCCGGGCCGTGA
- a CDS encoding ABC transporter permease/substrate binding protein: MPRLPLGQWVDSSVDWLQAQLSWLFDAITAAVTGLYDGIDAVLSAPEPLLFAGILAVVAWWLRGLTAGVLAFAGFALVDSIELWDDAMSTLSLVLVATLVTLVIAVPLGIWAARSKTVSAVLRPVLDFMQTMPAMVYLIPGIIFFGVGVVPGIIATIVFALPPGVRMTELGIRQVDGELVEAAEAFGTTPRNTLLRVQLPLALPTIMAGINQVIMLGLSMVVIAGMVGGGGLGGAVYRAIGNVDIGLGFEAGISIVILAMYLDRMTGALGRQVSPLGRRALAKARAASAARAGAKLWNHRPQPVTALVGVVILALVAGGMGFLGGGTASTTAGGKDIGHGKKISLGYIPWDEGIASTFLWKELLERRGYEVDTKQLEAGALYTGLAGGQIDFQTDSWLPVTHAQYWEKYQNKLEDLGSWYGPTSLELSVPSYMKGIDSLEDLKGKGGQFKGRIIGIEPSAGMMGILKDKVLNDYGLKGEYKVVDGSTPGMLAELKRAYDKKEPVVVTLWSPHWAYSSYDLKKLKDPKGTWGKGDGVHTLARKGFTADNPEVGSWLKNFELTEKQLTDLEAAIQETGKGKEQQAVRGWLEKNPGLAEKLAPQ, from the coding sequence ATGCCTAGGCTCCCTCTCGGCCAGTGGGTCGACAGCTCCGTCGACTGGCTCCAGGCACAGCTCTCCTGGCTCTTCGACGCCATCACCGCGGCCGTCACCGGTCTCTACGACGGCATCGACGCGGTCCTCTCCGCACCCGAGCCCCTGCTCTTCGCGGGCATCCTCGCCGTCGTCGCCTGGTGGCTGCGCGGGCTGACCGCCGGTGTGCTCGCCTTCGCGGGCTTCGCGCTCGTCGACTCCATCGAGCTGTGGGACGACGCCATGTCGACCCTCTCGCTGGTGCTCGTGGCGACCCTCGTCACCCTGGTGATCGCGGTCCCGCTCGGCATCTGGGCGGCCCGTTCCAAGACCGTCAGCGCCGTGCTGCGCCCGGTCCTGGACTTCATGCAGACCATGCCCGCCATGGTCTACCTGATCCCCGGCATCATCTTCTTCGGCGTCGGCGTGGTGCCCGGCATCATCGCCACCATCGTCTTCGCCCTGCCGCCCGGCGTGCGGATGACCGAGCTCGGCATCCGCCAGGTCGACGGCGAGCTGGTCGAGGCGGCCGAGGCGTTCGGCACCACCCCGCGCAACACCCTGCTGCGCGTCCAGCTGCCGCTCGCCCTGCCCACGATCATGGCCGGCATCAACCAGGTCATCATGCTGGGCCTGTCCATGGTCGTCATCGCCGGCATGGTCGGCGGCGGCGGGCTCGGCGGCGCCGTCTACCGCGCCATCGGCAACGTCGACATCGGCCTCGGCTTCGAGGCCGGCATCTCCATCGTCATCCTCGCGATGTACCTGGACCGGATGACCGGCGCGCTCGGCCGTCAGGTCTCGCCGCTCGGCCGTCGGGCCCTCGCCAAGGCGCGGGCCGCGAGCGCGGCGCGCGCCGGGGCGAAGCTCTGGAACCACCGCCCGCAGCCCGTCACCGCCCTCGTCGGCGTGGTCATCCTCGCCCTCGTCGCGGGAGGCATGGGCTTCCTCGGCGGCGGCACCGCCTCGACGACCGCCGGCGGCAAGGACATCGGCCACGGCAAGAAGATCAGCCTCGGCTACATCCCCTGGGACGAGGGCATCGCCTCCACCTTCCTCTGGAAGGAACTGCTCGAGCGGCGCGGCTACGAGGTCGACACCAAGCAGCTGGAGGCCGGCGCGCTCTACACCGGTCTCGCCGGTGGCCAGATCGACTTCCAGACCGACTCCTGGCTGCCGGTCACCCACGCCCAGTACTGGGAGAAGTACCAGAACAAGCTGGAGGACCTCGGCTCCTGGTACGGCCCGACCTCCCTCGAGCTGTCCGTGCCCTCCTACATGAAGGGCATCGACTCGCTCGAGGACCTCAAGGGCAAGGGCGGCCAGTTCAAGGGCCGGATCATCGGCATCGAGCCGAGCGCCGGAATGATGGGCATCCTCAAGGACAAGGTCCTGAACGACTACGGCCTCAAGGGCGAGTACAAGGTCGTCGACGGCTCCACGCCCGGCATGCTCGCCGAGCTGAAGCGCGCCTACGACAAGAAGGAACCGGTCGTCGTCACGCTCTGGTCGCCGCACTGGGCCTACTCCAGCTACGACCTGAAGAAGCTCAAGGACCCCAAGGGCACCTGGGGCAAGGGCGACGGCGTCCACACCCTCGCCCGCAAGGGCTTCACCGCCGACAACCCCGAGGTCGGGTCCTGGCTGAAGAACTTCGAGCTGACCGAGAAGCAGCTCACGGATCTCGAAGCCGCCATCCAGGAGACCGGCAAGGGCAAGGAGCAGCAGGCGGTCCGCGGCTGGCTGGAGAAGAACCCCGGCCTCGCCGAGAAGCTGGCTCCGCAGTAG
- a CDS encoding 5'-3' exonuclease, protein MLLDTASLYFRAYFGVPDSVRAPDGTPVNAVRGLLDFITRLVQDHHPDDLVACMDADWRPQWRVDLIPSYKAHRVAVETETGPDEEEVPDTLAPQVPVIEAALDALGIARVGVAGYEADDVIGTLAGQAKGPVDIVTGDRDLFQLVDDERGVRVLYPRKGVGDCDLVDGELIRTKYGVRADQYADFAALRGDASDGLPGVKGIGEKTAAQLITEYGDLAGVRAAAVDRTSKLTPAKRRGIVEAASYLDVAPKVVEVAGDVPLPDFDPALPSEPRDPEALAALVTRWGLGGAVGRLLPVLAR, encoded by the coding sequence ATGCTCCTCGACACCGCCTCTCTCTACTTCCGCGCGTACTTCGGTGTGCCGGACTCGGTCCGGGCCCCGGACGGCACGCCGGTCAACGCCGTGCGCGGCCTGCTCGACTTCATCACCCGGCTCGTCCAGGACCACCACCCCGACGACCTCGTCGCCTGCATGGACGCCGACTGGCGGCCCCAGTGGCGGGTGGACCTGATCCCCTCGTACAAGGCCCACCGCGTCGCCGTGGAGACCGAGACGGGGCCGGACGAGGAGGAGGTGCCCGACACGCTCGCCCCGCAGGTGCCGGTGATCGAGGCCGCCCTGGACGCCCTCGGCATCGCCCGGGTCGGAGTGGCGGGCTACGAGGCGGACGACGTCATCGGGACACTGGCCGGGCAGGCCAAGGGGCCGGTGGACATCGTCACGGGCGACCGGGACCTTTTCCAACTGGTGGACGACGAGCGCGGCGTGCGGGTGCTGTACCCGCGCAAGGGCGTCGGCGACTGCGATCTGGTCGACGGCGAACTCATCCGTACGAAGTACGGGGTGCGGGCCGACCAGTACGCCGACTTCGCGGCGCTGCGCGGTGATGCCAGCGACGGGCTGCCCGGGGTGAAGGGCATCGGCGAGAAGACGGCCGCGCAGCTGATCACGGAGTACGGCGATCTGGCGGGCGTGCGCGCGGCGGCCGTGGACCGCACGTCGAAGCTGACCCCGGCCAAGCGGCGCGGGATCGTGGAGGCGGCCTCCTATCTGGACGTGGCCCCGAAGGTCGTCGAGGTGGCCGGCGACGTACCGCTGCCGGACTTCGACCCGGCCCTGCCGAGCGAGCCGAGGGACCCGGAGGCACTGGCGGCGCTGGTGACGCGGTGGGGTCTGGGCGGGGCGGTCGGCAGGCTGTTGCCAGTGCTGGCGCGCTGA